A genomic segment from Zygotorulaspora mrakii chromosome 1, complete sequence encodes:
- the DAT1 gene encoding Dat1p (similar to Saccharomyces cerevisiae DAT1 (YML113W); ancestral locus Anc_8.836), translated as MAKTLAQGRKPGSGRKPGKGKTLREGRKPGSGRRRRVDEEATKIQSSELHGIEISNECILGSLQRNINNELSTRDMEAVDALRGLNTSPSQQHQQLLTPESTATQFKSMLSGMESTRPSQDFIDLNRNLSFTNGFLYAKSDMKPDDNHLMESNVLTGLTNTSVPVGVPVAISHSQETKSHERSSNANQNINQTNGEKVLILT; from the coding sequence ATGGCAAAGACGTTGGCTCAAGGGAGAAAACCTGGCAGCGGTAGGAAGCCGGGCAAAGGTAAAACGCTGAGGGAAGGAAGAAAACCAGGCAGTGGTAGAAGGCGGAGAGTTGACGAGGAAGCTACAAAAATTCAGAGCAGTGAATTGCATGGCATTGAGATCTCAAATGAATGTATTCTGGGAAGTTTGCAAAGGAACATTAATAACGAATTGTCTACGAGGGACATGGAGGCTGTGGATGCCCTTCGAGGACTTAATACGAGTCCGTCACAACAGCACCAACAGCTTTTGACGCCTGAGTCGACTGCAACACAATTCAAGTCGATGCTCAGTGGTATGGAAAGTACTCGTCCTTCCCAGGATTTCATAGACCTAAACAGAAATTTGAGTTTTACAAACGGCTTTTTGTATGCCAAGAGCGATATGAAACCGGATGACAACCATCTCATGGAATCGAACGTGTTGACGGGTTTGACGAATACATCCGTACCGGTGGGTGTGCCGGTTGCAATTTCGCATTCGCAAGAAACCAAGAGTCATGAGCGTAGCAGCAACGCCAATCAAAACATAAACCAAACCAATGGGGAAAAAGTGCTTATCTTAACGTAA